A section of the Saccopteryx leptura isolate mSacLep1 chromosome 4, mSacLep1_pri_phased_curated, whole genome shotgun sequence genome encodes:
- the RHOT2 gene encoding mitochondrial Rho GTPase 2 isoform X3, translating to MKRDVRILLLGEAQVGKTSLIMSLVGEEFPEEVPPRAEEITIPADVTPEKVPTHIVDSSEAEQTVEELQDEIHKANVVCVVYDVSEEATIEKIRTKWIPLVNGGTEKGPRVPIILVGNKSDLRPGSSMEAVLPIMSQFPEIETCVECSAKNLRNISELFYYAQKAVLHPTAPLYDPETKQLRPACTQALTRIFRLSDQDVDQALSDEELNAFQKTCFGHPLAPQALEDVKMVVRKHVAGGVRDDRLTLDGFLFLNMLFIQRGRHETTWTILRRFGYSDTLELSTDYLFPPLHVPAGCSTELNHFGYQFVQRVFEKHDQDHDGALSLVELQELFSVFPAAPWGPQLLREVRTEAGRLTLHGYLCQWTLVTYLDVQHCLEHLGYLGYPTLCKQDSQAHAITGGCPLSQWPGPAPFWQLLTLVCLLHPPTVTREKRLDQEKGQTQRNVLLCKVVGARRVGKSAFLQAFLGHGLGHQDAEEYHKVPASYAIDTVQVNGQEKYLILCEVDADSLLSTSPDAACDVACLMFDGSDHRSFAICTSVYKRHYMDGQTPCLFVSSKADLAEGVSPPGLSPAEFCRRHRLPAPTPFSCAGPGEPSTAIFTQLATMATFPYLVHGELHTTSFWLRVTLGAVGAAVAAVLSFSLYRVLVRSR from the exons ATGAAGCGGGACGTCCGCATCCTGCTGCTGGGCGAGG CCCAGGTGGGGAAGACGTCTCTGATCATGTCGCTGGTGGGCGAGGAGTTCCCTGAAGAG GTCCCGCCCCGGGCAGAAGAGATCACCATTCCTGCGGACGTCACCCCAGAGAAGGTGCCCACTCACATCGTAGATTCCTCAG AAGCCGAGCAGACGGTGGAGGAGCTCCAGGACGAGATCCACAAG GCAAACGTGGTATGTGTGGTGTACGACGTGTCTGAGGAGGCCACCATCGAGAAG ATTCGAACCAAATGGATCCCACTGGTGAATGGAGGGACTGAGAAGGGGCCCAG AGTCCCCATCATCCTGGTGGGCAACAAGTCAGACCTGCGGCCAGGGAGCTCCATGGAGGCTGTTCTGCCCATCATGAGCCAGTTCCCTGAGATCGAGACCTGTGTGGAG TGCTCAGCCAAGAACTTGAGAAACATCTCAGAGCTGTTCTACTATGCACAAAAGGCCGTGCTGCACCCCACAGCTCCCCTCTATGACCCTGAGACCAAGCAG CTCAGGCCTGCGTGCACGCAGGCCCTCACGCGCATCTTCAGGCTGTCAGACCAGGATGTGGACCAGGCACTCAGTGATGAGGAGCTCAACGCATTCCAG AAAACCTGTTTCGGGCATCCCCTGGCCCCACAGGCCCTGGAAGATGTAAAGATGGTGGTGCGCAAGCACGTGGCAGGAGGTGTGCGGGATGACCGGCTGACACTGGATG GCTTCCTCTTCCTGAACATGCTTTTCATCCAGCGCGGCCGCCACGAGACCACGTGGACCATCCTTCGGCGCTTTGGCTACAGTGACACTCTCGAGCTGTCCACCGACTACCTCTTCCCCCC GCTCCATGTGCCCGCTGGCTGCAGCACCGAGCTCAACCACTTTGGctaccagtttgtgcagagagtgtTTGAGAAGCATGACCAG GACCATGACGGTGCCCTCTCCCTGGTGGAGCTGCAGGAGCTGTTCAGTGTGTTTCCAGCCGCCCCCTGGGGCCCTCAGCTCCTGCGAGAGGTCCGAACTGAAGCAGGCCGGTTGACCCTGCATGGGTACCTCTGCCAGTGGAC CCTGGTGACTTACCTAGATGTCCAGCACTGCCTGGAGCATCTTGGCTACCTGGGCTACCCCACCCTCTGCAAGCAGGACTCCCAGGCCCATGCCATCACAGGTGGGTGCCCACTCTCACAGTGGCCTGGCCCAGCTCCTTTCTGGCAGCTCCTCACTCTCGTTTGTCTCCTCCATCCTCCCACAGTCACTCGTGAGAAGAGGCTGGACCAGGAGAAGggacagacacaaaggaatgtccTCCTGTGCAAGGTGGTAGGGGCCCGCAGAGTGGGCAAGTCTGCCTTCCTACAGGCCTTCCTTGGCCATGGCCTCGGG CATCAGGACGCCGAGGAGTACCACAAGGTGCCTGCCAGCTATGCCATTGACACAGTGCAGGTCAACGGGCAGGAGAAATACCTGATA CTGTGTGAGGTAGATGCAGATAGCCTGCTGTCCACCTCACCTGATGCTGCCTGTGACGTCGCCTGTTTGATGTTTGATGGTAGTGACCACCGGTCCTTTGCAATCTGCACCAGTGTCTACAAG CGCCATTATATGGATGGGCAAACCCCCTGCCTCTTCGTCTCCTCGAAGGCTGACTTGGCTGAAGGTGTCTCACCGCCTGGCCTTTCTCCAGCCGAGTTCTGCCGCAGGCACCGGTTGCCTGCCCCGACCCCATTCTCCTGTGCCGGCCCAGGAGAGCCCAGCACAGCCATCTTCACCCAGCTTGCTACCATGGCCACCTTCCC GTACCTGGTCCATGGGGAGCTGCATACCACCTCCTTCTGGCTCCGGGTGACATTGGGGGCTGTTGgggctgctgttgctgctgtccTCAGCTTCTCACTCTACAGGGTCCTGGTGAGGAGCCGATGA
- the RHOT2 gene encoding mitochondrial Rho GTPase 2 isoform X2, translated as MSLVGEEFPEEVPPRAEEITIPADVTPEKVPTHIVDSSEAEQTVEELQDEIHKANVVCVVYDVSEEATIEKIRTKWIPLVNGGTEKGPRVPIILVGNKSDLRPGSSMEAVLPIMSQFPEIETCVECSAKNLRNISELFYYAQKAVLHPTAPLYDPETKQLRPACTQALTRIFRLSDQDVDQALSDEELNAFQKTCFGHPLAPQALEDVKMVVRKHVAGGVRDDRLTLDGFLFLNMLFIQRGRHETTWTILRRFGYSDTLELSTDYLFPPLHVPAGCSTELNHFGYQFVQRVFEKHDQDHDGALSLVELQELFSVFPAAPWGPQLLREVRTEAGRLTLHGYLCQWTLVTYLDVQHCLEHLGYLGYPTLCKQDSQAHAITVTREKRLDQEKGQTQRNVLLCKVVGARRVGKSAFLQAFLGHGLGHQDAEEYHKVPASYAIDTVQVNGQEKYLILCEVDADSLLSTSPDAACDVACLMFDGSDHRSFAICTSVYKRHYMDGQTPCLFVSSKADLAEGVSPPGLSPAEFCRRHRLPAPTPFSCAGPGEPSTAIFTQLATMATFPYLVHGELHTTSFWLRVTLGAVGAAVAAVLSFSLYRVLVRSR; from the exons ATGTCGCTGGTGGGCGAGGAGTTCCCTGAAGAG GTCCCGCCCCGGGCAGAAGAGATCACCATTCCTGCGGACGTCACCCCAGAGAAGGTGCCCACTCACATCGTAGATTCCTCAG AAGCCGAGCAGACGGTGGAGGAGCTCCAGGACGAGATCCACAAG GCAAACGTGGTATGTGTGGTGTACGACGTGTCTGAGGAGGCCACCATCGAGAAG ATTCGAACCAAATGGATCCCACTGGTGAATGGAGGGACTGAGAAGGGGCCCAG AGTCCCCATCATCCTGGTGGGCAACAAGTCAGACCTGCGGCCAGGGAGCTCCATGGAGGCTGTTCTGCCCATCATGAGCCAGTTCCCTGAGATCGAGACCTGTGTGGAG TGCTCAGCCAAGAACTTGAGAAACATCTCAGAGCTGTTCTACTATGCACAAAAGGCCGTGCTGCACCCCACAGCTCCCCTCTATGACCCTGAGACCAAGCAG CTCAGGCCTGCGTGCACGCAGGCCCTCACGCGCATCTTCAGGCTGTCAGACCAGGATGTGGACCAGGCACTCAGTGATGAGGAGCTCAACGCATTCCAG AAAACCTGTTTCGGGCATCCCCTGGCCCCACAGGCCCTGGAAGATGTAAAGATGGTGGTGCGCAAGCACGTGGCAGGAGGTGTGCGGGATGACCGGCTGACACTGGATG GCTTCCTCTTCCTGAACATGCTTTTCATCCAGCGCGGCCGCCACGAGACCACGTGGACCATCCTTCGGCGCTTTGGCTACAGTGACACTCTCGAGCTGTCCACCGACTACCTCTTCCCCCC GCTCCATGTGCCCGCTGGCTGCAGCACCGAGCTCAACCACTTTGGctaccagtttgtgcagagagtgtTTGAGAAGCATGACCAG GACCATGACGGTGCCCTCTCCCTGGTGGAGCTGCAGGAGCTGTTCAGTGTGTTTCCAGCCGCCCCCTGGGGCCCTCAGCTCCTGCGAGAGGTCCGAACTGAAGCAGGCCGGTTGACCCTGCATGGGTACCTCTGCCAGTGGAC CCTGGTGACTTACCTAGATGTCCAGCACTGCCTGGAGCATCTTGGCTACCTGGGCTACCCCACCCTCTGCAAGCAGGACTCCCAGGCCCATGCCATCACAG TCACTCGTGAGAAGAGGCTGGACCAGGAGAAGggacagacacaaaggaatgtccTCCTGTGCAAGGTGGTAGGGGCCCGCAGAGTGGGCAAGTCTGCCTTCCTACAGGCCTTCCTTGGCCATGGCCTCGGG CATCAGGACGCCGAGGAGTACCACAAGGTGCCTGCCAGCTATGCCATTGACACAGTGCAGGTCAACGGGCAGGAGAAATACCTGATA CTGTGTGAGGTAGATGCAGATAGCCTGCTGTCCACCTCACCTGATGCTGCCTGTGACGTCGCCTGTTTGATGTTTGATGGTAGTGACCACCGGTCCTTTGCAATCTGCACCAGTGTCTACAAG CGCCATTATATGGATGGGCAAACCCCCTGCCTCTTCGTCTCCTCGAAGGCTGACTTGGCTGAAGGTGTCTCACCGCCTGGCCTTTCTCCAGCCGAGTTCTGCCGCAGGCACCGGTTGCCTGCCCCGACCCCATTCTCCTGTGCCGGCCCAGGAGAGCCCAGCACAGCCATCTTCACCCAGCTTGCTACCATGGCCACCTTCCC GTACCTGGTCCATGGGGAGCTGCATACCACCTCCTTCTGGCTCCGGGTGACATTGGGGGCTGTTGgggctgctgttgctgctgtccTCAGCTTCTCACTCTACAGGGTCCTGGTGAGGAGCCGATGA
- the RHOT2 gene encoding mitochondrial Rho GTPase 2 isoform X1: protein MKRDVRILLLGEAQVGKTSLIMSLVGEEFPEEVPPRAEEITIPADVTPEKVPTHIVDSSAEQTVEELQDEIHKANVVCVVYDVSEEATIEKIRTKWIPLVNGGTEKGPRVPIILVGNKSDLRPGSSMEAVLPIMSQFPEIETCVECSAKNLRNISELFYYAQKAVLHPTAPLYDPETKQLRPACTQALTRIFRLSDQDVDQALSDEELNAFQKTCFGHPLAPQALEDVKMVVRKHVAGGVRDDRLTLDGFLFLNMLFIQRGRHETTWTILRRFGYSDTLELSTDYLFPPLHVPAGCSTELNHFGYQFVQRVFEKHDQDHDGALSLVELQELFSVFPAAPWGPQLLREVRTEAGRLTLHGYLCQWTLVTYLDVQHCLEHLGYLGYPTLCKQDSQAHAITVTREKRLDQEKGQTQRNVLLCKVVGARRVGKSAFLQAFLGHGLGHQDAEEYHKVPASYAIDTVQVNGQEKYLILCEVDADSLLSTSPDAACDVACLMFDGSDHRSFAICTSVYKRHYMDGQTPCLFVSSKADLAEGVSPPGLSPAEFCRRHRLPAPTPFSCAGPGEPSTAIFTQLATMATFPYLVHGELHTTSFWLRVTLGAVGAAVAAVLSFSLYRVLVRSR from the exons ATGAAGCGGGACGTCCGCATCCTGCTGCTGGGCGAGG CCCAGGTGGGGAAGACGTCTCTGATCATGTCGCTGGTGGGCGAGGAGTTCCCTGAAGAG GTCCCGCCCCGGGCAGAAGAGATCACCATTCCTGCGGACGTCACCCCAGAGAAGGTGCCCACTCACATCGTAGATTCCTCAG CCGAGCAGACGGTGGAGGAGCTCCAGGACGAGATCCACAAG GCAAACGTGGTATGTGTGGTGTACGACGTGTCTGAGGAGGCCACCATCGAGAAG ATTCGAACCAAATGGATCCCACTGGTGAATGGAGGGACTGAGAAGGGGCCCAG AGTCCCCATCATCCTGGTGGGCAACAAGTCAGACCTGCGGCCAGGGAGCTCCATGGAGGCTGTTCTGCCCATCATGAGCCAGTTCCCTGAGATCGAGACCTGTGTGGAG TGCTCAGCCAAGAACTTGAGAAACATCTCAGAGCTGTTCTACTATGCACAAAAGGCCGTGCTGCACCCCACAGCTCCCCTCTATGACCCTGAGACCAAGCAG CTCAGGCCTGCGTGCACGCAGGCCCTCACGCGCATCTTCAGGCTGTCAGACCAGGATGTGGACCAGGCACTCAGTGATGAGGAGCTCAACGCATTCCAG AAAACCTGTTTCGGGCATCCCCTGGCCCCACAGGCCCTGGAAGATGTAAAGATGGTGGTGCGCAAGCACGTGGCAGGAGGTGTGCGGGATGACCGGCTGACACTGGATG GCTTCCTCTTCCTGAACATGCTTTTCATCCAGCGCGGCCGCCACGAGACCACGTGGACCATCCTTCGGCGCTTTGGCTACAGTGACACTCTCGAGCTGTCCACCGACTACCTCTTCCCCCC GCTCCATGTGCCCGCTGGCTGCAGCACCGAGCTCAACCACTTTGGctaccagtttgtgcagagagtgtTTGAGAAGCATGACCAG GACCATGACGGTGCCCTCTCCCTGGTGGAGCTGCAGGAGCTGTTCAGTGTGTTTCCAGCCGCCCCCTGGGGCCCTCAGCTCCTGCGAGAGGTCCGAACTGAAGCAGGCCGGTTGACCCTGCATGGGTACCTCTGCCAGTGGAC CCTGGTGACTTACCTAGATGTCCAGCACTGCCTGGAGCATCTTGGCTACCTGGGCTACCCCACCCTCTGCAAGCAGGACTCCCAGGCCCATGCCATCACAG TCACTCGTGAGAAGAGGCTGGACCAGGAGAAGggacagacacaaaggaatgtccTCCTGTGCAAGGTGGTAGGGGCCCGCAGAGTGGGCAAGTCTGCCTTCCTACAGGCCTTCCTTGGCCATGGCCTCGGG CATCAGGACGCCGAGGAGTACCACAAGGTGCCTGCCAGCTATGCCATTGACACAGTGCAGGTCAACGGGCAGGAGAAATACCTGATA CTGTGTGAGGTAGATGCAGATAGCCTGCTGTCCACCTCACCTGATGCTGCCTGTGACGTCGCCTGTTTGATGTTTGATGGTAGTGACCACCGGTCCTTTGCAATCTGCACCAGTGTCTACAAG CGCCATTATATGGATGGGCAAACCCCCTGCCTCTTCGTCTCCTCGAAGGCTGACTTGGCTGAAGGTGTCTCACCGCCTGGCCTTTCTCCAGCCGAGTTCTGCCGCAGGCACCGGTTGCCTGCCCCGACCCCATTCTCCTGTGCCGGCCCAGGAGAGCCCAGCACAGCCATCTTCACCCAGCTTGCTACCATGGCCACCTTCCC GTACCTGGTCCATGGGGAGCTGCATACCACCTCCTTCTGGCTCCGGGTGACATTGGGGGCTGTTGgggctgctgttgctgctgtccTCAGCTTCTCACTCTACAGGGTCCTGGTGAGGAGCCGATGA
- the RHOT2 gene encoding mitochondrial Rho GTPase 2 isoform X4, giving the protein MKRDVRILLLGEAQVGKTSLIMSLVGEEFPEEVPPRAEEITIPADVTPEKVPTHIVDSSEAEQTVEELQDEIHKANVVCVVYDVSEEATIEKIRTKWIPLVNGGTEKGPRVPIILVGNKSDLRPGSSMEAVLPIMSQFPEIETCVECSAKNLRNISELFYYAQKAVLHPTAPLYDPETKQLRPACTQALTRIFRLSDQDVDQALSDEELNAFQKTCFGHPLAPQALEDVKMVVRKHVAGGVRDDRLTLDGFLFLNMLFIQRGRHETTWTILRRFGYSDTLELSTDYLFPPLHVPAGCSTELNHFGYQFVQRVFEKHDQDHDGALSLVELQELFSVFPAAPWGPQLLREVRTEAGRLTLHGYLCQWTLVTYLDVQHCLEHLGYLGYPTLCKQDSQAHAITVTREKRLDQEKGQTQRNVLLCKVVGARRVGKSAFLQAFLGHGLGHQDAEEYHKVPASYAIDTVQVNGQEKYLILCEVDADSLLSTSPDAACDVACLMFDGSDHRSFAICTSVYKRHYMDGQTPCLFVSSKADLAEGVSPPGLSPAEFCRRHRLPAPTPFSCAGPGEPSTAIFTQLATMATFPYLVHGELHTTSFWLRVTLGAVGAAVAAVLSFSLYRVLVRSR; this is encoded by the exons ATGAAGCGGGACGTCCGCATCCTGCTGCTGGGCGAGG CCCAGGTGGGGAAGACGTCTCTGATCATGTCGCTGGTGGGCGAGGAGTTCCCTGAAGAG GTCCCGCCCCGGGCAGAAGAGATCACCATTCCTGCGGACGTCACCCCAGAGAAGGTGCCCACTCACATCGTAGATTCCTCAG AAGCCGAGCAGACGGTGGAGGAGCTCCAGGACGAGATCCACAAG GCAAACGTGGTATGTGTGGTGTACGACGTGTCTGAGGAGGCCACCATCGAGAAG ATTCGAACCAAATGGATCCCACTGGTGAATGGAGGGACTGAGAAGGGGCCCAG AGTCCCCATCATCCTGGTGGGCAACAAGTCAGACCTGCGGCCAGGGAGCTCCATGGAGGCTGTTCTGCCCATCATGAGCCAGTTCCCTGAGATCGAGACCTGTGTGGAG TGCTCAGCCAAGAACTTGAGAAACATCTCAGAGCTGTTCTACTATGCACAAAAGGCCGTGCTGCACCCCACAGCTCCCCTCTATGACCCTGAGACCAAGCAG CTCAGGCCTGCGTGCACGCAGGCCCTCACGCGCATCTTCAGGCTGTCAGACCAGGATGTGGACCAGGCACTCAGTGATGAGGAGCTCAACGCATTCCAG AAAACCTGTTTCGGGCATCCCCTGGCCCCACAGGCCCTGGAAGATGTAAAGATGGTGGTGCGCAAGCACGTGGCAGGAGGTGTGCGGGATGACCGGCTGACACTGGATG GCTTCCTCTTCCTGAACATGCTTTTCATCCAGCGCGGCCGCCACGAGACCACGTGGACCATCCTTCGGCGCTTTGGCTACAGTGACACTCTCGAGCTGTCCACCGACTACCTCTTCCCCCC GCTCCATGTGCCCGCTGGCTGCAGCACCGAGCTCAACCACTTTGGctaccagtttgtgcagagagtgtTTGAGAAGCATGACCAG GACCATGACGGTGCCCTCTCCCTGGTGGAGCTGCAGGAGCTGTTCAGTGTGTTTCCAGCCGCCCCCTGGGGCCCTCAGCTCCTGCGAGAGGTCCGAACTGAAGCAGGCCGGTTGACCCTGCATGGGTACCTCTGCCAGTGGAC CCTGGTGACTTACCTAGATGTCCAGCACTGCCTGGAGCATCTTGGCTACCTGGGCTACCCCACCCTCTGCAAGCAGGACTCCCAGGCCCATGCCATCACAG TCACTCGTGAGAAGAGGCTGGACCAGGAGAAGggacagacacaaaggaatgtccTCCTGTGCAAGGTGGTAGGGGCCCGCAGAGTGGGCAAGTCTGCCTTCCTACAGGCCTTCCTTGGCCATGGCCTCGGG CATCAGGACGCCGAGGAGTACCACAAGGTGCCTGCCAGCTATGCCATTGACACAGTGCAGGTCAACGGGCAGGAGAAATACCTGATA CTGTGTGAGGTAGATGCAGATAGCCTGCTGTCCACCTCACCTGATGCTGCCTGTGACGTCGCCTGTTTGATGTTTGATGGTAGTGACCACCGGTCCTTTGCAATCTGCACCAGTGTCTACAAG CGCCATTATATGGATGGGCAAACCCCCTGCCTCTTCGTCTCCTCGAAGGCTGACTTGGCTGAAGGTGTCTCACCGCCTGGCCTTTCTCCAGCCGAGTTCTGCCGCAGGCACCGGTTGCCTGCCCCGACCCCATTCTCCTGTGCCGGCCCAGGAGAGCCCAGCACAGCCATCTTCACCCAGCTTGCTACCATGGCCACCTTCCC GTACCTGGTCCATGGGGAGCTGCATACCACCTCCTTCTGGCTCCGGGTGACATTGGGGGCTGTTGgggctgctgttgctgctgtccTCAGCTTCTCACTCTACAGGGTCCTGGTGAGGAGCCGATGA